In a single window of the Drosophila subpulchrella strain 33 F10 #4 breed RU33 chromosome X, RU_Dsub_v1.1 Primary Assembly, whole genome shotgun sequence genome:
- the LOC119556889 gene encoding neprilysin-3 isoform X2, whose product MSAKMTRYKQTEFTEDDSSSIGGIQLNEATGHTGMQIRYHTARATWNWRSRNKTEKWLLITTFVMAITIFTLLIVLFTDGGSSDGTKHILHVQPHLKECPSGNELPCLNKHCIFASSEILKSIDVTVDPCDDFYGYSCNQWIKNNPIPEGKSTWGTFGKLEQMNQLIIRNVLEKPAKTFKSNAERKAKVYYESCLDADEHMEKLGAKPMNDLLVQIGGWNVTKSGYNVANWTMARTLKTLHNRYNFNCLFGWAIGEDDKNSSRHVIQIDQGGLTLPTADYYNNKTDNHRKVLNEYIEYMTKVCVLLGANESDARAQMIGVINFEKKLANITIPLEDRRNEEAMYHPMQLRQLSKLAPFLNWTDHFDNAMQMVGRRVTDDEVVVVYAPDFLKNLSDIILKMELTEEGKITLNNYLVWQAVRTLTSCLSKPFRDAYKGVRKALMGSDGGEEIWRYCVSDTNNVVGFAVGAIFVRQAFHGESKPAAEQMIAEIREAFKSNLQNLTWVDKQTREKAIEKANEISDMIGFPDYILDPVELDKKYAELNITPNAYFENNIQVAIYNLKSNLKRLDQPVNKTNWGMTPQTVNAYYTPTKNQIVFPAGILQTPFFDINNPKSLNFGAMGVVMGHELTHAFDDQGREYDKFGNINRWWDSKSIERFNEKSECIARQYSGYKMNGRTLNGKQTLGENIADNGGLKAAYHAYQRTKSDRDVDVLKLPGLNLTHSQLFFVSFAQVWCSSTTDETNLLQMEKDPHSPSQFRVIGTLSNMKEFAEVFQCKPGKRMNPTEKCEVW is encoded by the exons GCCACATGGAATTGGCGCTCGAGGAACAAGACGGAGAAATGGCTGCTCATCACCACCTTTGTAATGGCCATCACGATCTTCACTCTGTTGATTGTCCTTTTCACAGACGGAGGCAGCAGCGATGGGACCAAGCACATCCTACATGTCCAGCCGCATCTGAAAG AGTGTCCTTCCGGAAATGAGCTTCCCTGCTTGAATAAGCACTGTATCTTTGCCTCCAGCGAGATCCTCAAGTCCATCGATGTGACCGTGGATCCCTGCGATGACTTTTATGGATATTCCTG CAATCAGTGGATCAAAAATAACCCTATTCCCGAGGGAAAGTCCACGTGGGGCACCTTTGGCAAGTTGGAGCAGATGAACCAGCTGATCATCCGCAATGTGCTGGAGAAACCGGCCAAGACCTTCAAGTCGAACGCGGAGCGAAAGGCCAAGGTGTACTATGAGTCCTGCCTGGACGCGGATGAGCACATGGAGAAGCTGGGGGCCAAGCCCATGAATGATCTCCTGGTGCAGATCGGCGGATGGAACGTGACCAAGAGCGGCTACAACGTGGCCAACTGGACGATGGCCCGCACTCTCAAGACTCTGCACAACAG ATATAACTTTAACTGCCTGTTTGGTTGGGCGATTGGGGAGGACGACAAGAACTCCTCGCGGCACGTCATCCAGATAGATCAGGGAGGATTGACGCTGCCCACAGCCGATTACTACAACAACAAGACGGACAATCACCGCAAAGTACTCAATGAGTACATTGAGTACATGACCAAGGTGTGCGTCCTGCTGGGCGCCAATGAATCGGATGCCCGGGCCCAGATGATAGGCGTCATTAACTTTGAAAAGAAGCTGGCCAATATTACGATTCCTCTGGAGGACCGTCGCAACGAGGAGGCCATGTATCATCCAATGCAGCTGCGCCAGCTGTCCAAACTGGCTCCGTTCCTCAACTGGACGGATCATTTCGATAATGCCATGCAGATGGTCGGTCGCCGGGTCACCGACGACGAGGTGGTGGTCGTCTACGCCCCCGACTTCCTCAAGAACCTGTCGGACATCATCCTCAAGATGGAACTGACCGAGGAGGGAAAAAT CACCCTGAACAACTATCTCGTCTGGCAGGCGGTTCGCACCTTGACCAGTTGTCTCTCGAAACCCTTCCGAGATGCCTACAAGGGCGTGAGGAAGGCCCTCATGGGATCGGATGGCGGCGAGGAGATCTGGCGCTACTGCGTTTCCGACACCAACAATGTGGTTGGCTTCGCCGTGGGTGCGATCTTTGTGCGTCAGGCCTTCCATGGGGAATCGAAGCCGGCGGCAGAACAGATGATCGCCGAGATCCGCGAGGCCTTCAAGTCGAACCTACAGAACTTGACCTGGGTGGACAAACAGACGCGCGAGAAGGCCATTGAGAAGGCCAACGAGATCTCGGACATGATCGGATTCCCCGACTATATCCTGGATCCCGTCGAGCTGGACAAGAAGTACGCCGAGCTGAACATCACGCCGAATGCCTACTTCGAGAACAACATCCAGGTGGCCATCTACAATCTGAAGAGCAACCTGAAACGCCTCGACCAGCCGGTGAACAAGACCAATTGGGGCATGACCCCGCAGACGGTGAACGCCTACTACACGCCCACCAAGAACCAAATCGTCTTTCCCGCGGGCATTCTGCAGACGCCCTTCTTTGACATCAACAACCCCAAGAGCCTGAACTTCGGGGCCATGGGAGTGGTCATGGGTCACGAGCTGACCCACGCCTTCGACGACCAGGGACGTGAGTACGACAAGTTTGGCAACATCAACCGATGGTGGGACTCCAAGAGCATCGAGCGGTTCAACGAGAAGTCGGAGTGTATCGCCCGTCAGTACAGTGGCTACAAGATGAACGGACGCACCCTCAACGGCAAGCAGACGCTGG GCGAAAACATAGCCGACAATGGGGGCCTCAAGGCAGCCTACCACGCCTACCAGCGAACCAAGAGCGACCGCGATGTGGATGTCCTGAAGTTGCCTGGCCTGAATCTCACCCACTCGCAGCTGTTTTTTGTGTCCTTTGCCCAG GTCTGGTGCTCCAGCACTACGGATGAAACGAACCTGCTGCAGATGGAGAAGGATCCGCATTCGCCGTCGCAGTTCCGGGTGATCGGCACATTGTCGAACATGAAGGAGTTCGCCGAGGTCTTCCAGTGCAAGCCCGGCAAGCGAATGAACCCCACCGAAAAGTGTGAGGTGTGGTAA
- the LOC119556889 gene encoding neprilysin-3 isoform X1 — translation MWISDCRSMTRYKQTEFTEDDSSSIGGIQLNEATGHTGMQIRYHTARATWNWRSRNKTEKWLLITTFVMAITIFTLLIVLFTDGGSSDGTKHILHVQPHLKECPSGNELPCLNKHCIFASSEILKSIDVTVDPCDDFYGYSCNQWIKNNPIPEGKSTWGTFGKLEQMNQLIIRNVLEKPAKTFKSNAERKAKVYYESCLDADEHMEKLGAKPMNDLLVQIGGWNVTKSGYNVANWTMARTLKTLHNRYNFNCLFGWAIGEDDKNSSRHVIQIDQGGLTLPTADYYNNKTDNHRKVLNEYIEYMTKVCVLLGANESDARAQMIGVINFEKKLANITIPLEDRRNEEAMYHPMQLRQLSKLAPFLNWTDHFDNAMQMVGRRVTDDEVVVVYAPDFLKNLSDIILKMELTEEGKITLNNYLVWQAVRTLTSCLSKPFRDAYKGVRKALMGSDGGEEIWRYCVSDTNNVVGFAVGAIFVRQAFHGESKPAAEQMIAEIREAFKSNLQNLTWVDKQTREKAIEKANEISDMIGFPDYILDPVELDKKYAELNITPNAYFENNIQVAIYNLKSNLKRLDQPVNKTNWGMTPQTVNAYYTPTKNQIVFPAGILQTPFFDINNPKSLNFGAMGVVMGHELTHAFDDQGREYDKFGNINRWWDSKSIERFNEKSECIARQYSGYKMNGRTLNGKQTLGENIADNGGLKAAYHAYQRTKSDRDVDVLKLPGLNLTHSQLFFVSFAQVWCSSTTDETNLLQMEKDPHSPSQFRVIGTLSNMKEFAEVFQCKPGKRMNPTEKCEVW, via the exons GCCACATGGAATTGGCGCTCGAGGAACAAGACGGAGAAATGGCTGCTCATCACCACCTTTGTAATGGCCATCACGATCTTCACTCTGTTGATTGTCCTTTTCACAGACGGAGGCAGCAGCGATGGGACCAAGCACATCCTACATGTCCAGCCGCATCTGAAAG AGTGTCCTTCCGGAAATGAGCTTCCCTGCTTGAATAAGCACTGTATCTTTGCCTCCAGCGAGATCCTCAAGTCCATCGATGTGACCGTGGATCCCTGCGATGACTTTTATGGATATTCCTG CAATCAGTGGATCAAAAATAACCCTATTCCCGAGGGAAAGTCCACGTGGGGCACCTTTGGCAAGTTGGAGCAGATGAACCAGCTGATCATCCGCAATGTGCTGGAGAAACCGGCCAAGACCTTCAAGTCGAACGCGGAGCGAAAGGCCAAGGTGTACTATGAGTCCTGCCTGGACGCGGATGAGCACATGGAGAAGCTGGGGGCCAAGCCCATGAATGATCTCCTGGTGCAGATCGGCGGATGGAACGTGACCAAGAGCGGCTACAACGTGGCCAACTGGACGATGGCCCGCACTCTCAAGACTCTGCACAACAG ATATAACTTTAACTGCCTGTTTGGTTGGGCGATTGGGGAGGACGACAAGAACTCCTCGCGGCACGTCATCCAGATAGATCAGGGAGGATTGACGCTGCCCACAGCCGATTACTACAACAACAAGACGGACAATCACCGCAAAGTACTCAATGAGTACATTGAGTACATGACCAAGGTGTGCGTCCTGCTGGGCGCCAATGAATCGGATGCCCGGGCCCAGATGATAGGCGTCATTAACTTTGAAAAGAAGCTGGCCAATATTACGATTCCTCTGGAGGACCGTCGCAACGAGGAGGCCATGTATCATCCAATGCAGCTGCGCCAGCTGTCCAAACTGGCTCCGTTCCTCAACTGGACGGATCATTTCGATAATGCCATGCAGATGGTCGGTCGCCGGGTCACCGACGACGAGGTGGTGGTCGTCTACGCCCCCGACTTCCTCAAGAACCTGTCGGACATCATCCTCAAGATGGAACTGACCGAGGAGGGAAAAAT CACCCTGAACAACTATCTCGTCTGGCAGGCGGTTCGCACCTTGACCAGTTGTCTCTCGAAACCCTTCCGAGATGCCTACAAGGGCGTGAGGAAGGCCCTCATGGGATCGGATGGCGGCGAGGAGATCTGGCGCTACTGCGTTTCCGACACCAACAATGTGGTTGGCTTCGCCGTGGGTGCGATCTTTGTGCGTCAGGCCTTCCATGGGGAATCGAAGCCGGCGGCAGAACAGATGATCGCCGAGATCCGCGAGGCCTTCAAGTCGAACCTACAGAACTTGACCTGGGTGGACAAACAGACGCGCGAGAAGGCCATTGAGAAGGCCAACGAGATCTCGGACATGATCGGATTCCCCGACTATATCCTGGATCCCGTCGAGCTGGACAAGAAGTACGCCGAGCTGAACATCACGCCGAATGCCTACTTCGAGAACAACATCCAGGTGGCCATCTACAATCTGAAGAGCAACCTGAAACGCCTCGACCAGCCGGTGAACAAGACCAATTGGGGCATGACCCCGCAGACGGTGAACGCCTACTACACGCCCACCAAGAACCAAATCGTCTTTCCCGCGGGCATTCTGCAGACGCCCTTCTTTGACATCAACAACCCCAAGAGCCTGAACTTCGGGGCCATGGGAGTGGTCATGGGTCACGAGCTGACCCACGCCTTCGACGACCAGGGACGTGAGTACGACAAGTTTGGCAACATCAACCGATGGTGGGACTCCAAGAGCATCGAGCGGTTCAACGAGAAGTCGGAGTGTATCGCCCGTCAGTACAGTGGCTACAAGATGAACGGACGCACCCTCAACGGCAAGCAGACGCTGG GCGAAAACATAGCCGACAATGGGGGCCTCAAGGCAGCCTACCACGCCTACCAGCGAACCAAGAGCGACCGCGATGTGGATGTCCTGAAGTTGCCTGGCCTGAATCTCACCCACTCGCAGCTGTTTTTTGTGTCCTTTGCCCAG GTCTGGTGCTCCAGCACTACGGATGAAACGAACCTGCTGCAGATGGAGAAGGATCCGCATTCGCCGTCGCAGTTCCGGGTGATCGGCACATTGTCGAACATGAAGGAGTTCGCCGAGGTCTTCCAGTGCAAGCCCGGCAAGCGAATGAACCCCACCGAAAAGTGTGAGGTGTGGTAA